A DNA window from Candidatus Bodocaedibacter vickermanii contains the following coding sequences:
- a CDS encoding F0F1 ATP synthase subunit epsilon produces MRFFLKVLAPDLELFQDHVDSVQVPATDGAYELLSNHASIFIALQAGALIVRQSDETERWFINGGTCHMHDNHCIITVKSVIDMDKIDKESIMTELNKNNDSIVSSEKRQLLEAQLAYKSTL; encoded by the coding sequence ATGAGATTTTTCTTAAAAGTTCTGGCTCCAGACCTTGAACTATTTCAAGATCACGTGGACAGTGTTCAAGTACCCGCGACCGATGGTGCATATGAATTGCTGTCCAACCACGCCTCCATCTTTATTGCCTTGCAAGCTGGTGCGTTAATTGTCCGTCAGTCTGATGAAACCGAGCGCTGGTTCATCAACGGCGGAACATGCCACATGCACGACAACCATTGCATCATCACAGTTAAAAGCGTAATTGATATGGATAAAATTGATAAAGAATCAATTATGACTGAATTAAATAAAAACAATGACTCTATCGTTTCAAGTGAAAAACGCCAGTTATTAGAAGCTCAGTTAGCGTATAAAAGCACCCTTTAA
- the cyaY gene encoding iron donor protein CyaY: protein MNEATFVRFVTDYLDTLLEKIETSYWSVVESELSEGVLKIQTETNEVFIINRNIPRQELWLSSPFSGGAHFSFSGKEWLNTRTKESFEPLLFKELDQLTL, encoded by the coding sequence ATGAATGAAGCAACGTTTGTTCGGTTTGTTACGGACTACTTAGATACTCTTTTAGAAAAAATTGAAACATCCTATTGGTCGGTGGTGGAAAGTGAATTAAGCGAAGGTGTTTTAAAAATTCAAACCGAGACGAATGAGGTGTTTATTATTAATCGAAATATTCCCCGTCAGGAATTGTGGTTGTCGTCACCTTTTAGTGGTGGTGCACATTTTAGTTTTTCGGGTAAAGAATGGCTAAACACACGGACTAAAGAATCCTTTGAACCGTTGTTATTTAAAGAATTGGATCAGCTAACATTATGA
- the atpD gene encoding F0F1 ATP synthase subunit beta, with protein sequence MKKNGYITQVIGAIVDVRFPDGHSPQILNAITITGENGGVRTFEVAQHLGERTVRTIAMEPTDGLKRGDEVVDTGAPITVPVGREVLGRILNVVGNPVDNGADLSHLKRRAIHQDPPSFADQSTEKNILVTGIKVIDLLAPYAKGGKIGLFGGAGVGKTVLIMELINNIAKAHGGFSVFAGVGERTREGNDLYNEMKTSGVIKEDESKVALVYGQMNEPPGARARVALSGLSIAEYFRDEEKQDVLLFIDNIFRFTQAGSEVSALLGRIPSAVGYQPTLAAEMGALQERITTTRNGSITSVQAIYVPADDLTDPSPATSFAHLDATTVLSRKISEMGIYPAVDPLDSSSRMLSPEIVSKEHYEIAREVQRILQTYRSLQDIIAILGMDELSDEDKLIVSRARKIQRFLSQPFFAAEVFTGMAGKFVSLEDTIRSFKGIINGEYDDLPEAAFYMVGSIEEVVAKAAQLKESA encoded by the coding sequence ATGAAAAAAAATGGTTATATTACCCAAGTTATCGGCGCAATCGTTGACGTCAGATTTCCTGATGGTCACAGCCCACAGATTCTAAATGCTATTACCATTACTGGTGAGAACGGTGGTGTTAGAACGTTTGAAGTTGCCCAACACCTGGGTGAACGCACTGTTCGCACCATCGCAATGGAACCCACTGACGGATTAAAACGGGGAGACGAAGTTGTCGACACTGGCGCTCCCATCACCGTTCCCGTGGGACGCGAAGTCCTTGGACGCATTCTGAATGTCGTGGGTAACCCCGTTGATAATGGCGCTGATCTATCTCATTTAAAACGTCGCGCTATCCATCAAGATCCCCCAAGTTTTGCGGATCAATCCACCGAAAAAAATATTTTGGTCACTGGTATTAAAGTCATCGATTTATTAGCCCCCTATGCAAAAGGTGGTAAGATCGGTTTGTTTGGTGGTGCGGGCGTTGGTAAAACCGTTTTAATCATGGAATTAATCAACAACATTGCAAAAGCCCATGGTGGTTTTTCTGTATTCGCCGGTGTAGGTGAACGTACCCGTGAAGGTAATGACCTGTACAATGAAATGAAAACATCCGGCGTCATTAAAGAAGACGAATCCAAAGTTGCGCTGGTTTATGGACAAATGAACGAGCCTCCTGGGGCACGTGCTCGCGTTGCGTTGTCCGGACTTAGTATTGCTGAATATTTCAGAGACGAAGAAAAACAAGACGTCTTGCTGTTCATCGATAACATCTTCCGCTTTACGCAAGCAGGTTCAGAAGTTTCCGCATTATTGGGACGCATCCCCTCTGCTGTTGGATATCAGCCAACACTTGCTGCTGAAATGGGTGCCTTGCAAGAACGTATTACAACGACACGCAATGGATCCATCACCAGCGTTCAAGCGATTTATGTTCCAGCCGACGACCTTACAGATCCAAGCCCAGCAACGTCTTTCGCTCACTTGGATGCAACGACTGTATTAAGCCGCAAGATTTCTGAAATGGGTATCTATCCCGCTGTTGATCCATTAGATTCAAGCTCTCGCATGCTATCACCCGAGATTGTCAGCAAAGAACACTATGAAATCGCACGTGAAGTACAGCGTATTTTACAAACATACCGTTCATTACAAGACATCATTGCGATCTTGGGAATGGATGAGTTATCTGATGAAGATAAGCTGATTGTATCACGCGCACGAAAAATTCAACGGTTCTTATCTCAACCGTTTTTTGCTGCCGAAGTCTTTACCGGAATGGCCGGAAAATTTGTTTCTCTTGAAGACACCATTCGCAGTTTTAAAGGGATCATCAATGGCGAATACGATGACCTTCCCGAAGCCGCATTCTATATGGTGGGCAGCATCGAAGAAGTCGTCGCAAAAGCAGCTCAGCTAAAGGAATCTGCATGA
- the accD gene encoding acetyl-CoA carboxylase, carboxyltransferase subunit beta, giving the protein MSWLSDFVRPKIQALIHKKEVPENLWDKCPACEKMIFRKDLEKHLHVCPHCEHHLRVNAALRLQYLFDNQTYDLIAIPSVNLDPLKFKDRKKYSDRLKESKGDGTKSQEAILVAEGTIDGMQMVVAAFDFTFIGGSMGMYVGEGIVRAAEQAIQNRSPLIVVPASGGARMQEGILSLMQMARTTVAVNMMKAAKLPYIVILTDPTTGGVSASFAMLGDIHIAEPKATIGFTGARVIEQTMRQKLPEGFQTAEYLLEHGMVDMVVHRKELKKTLGRVLKLLMKH; this is encoded by the coding sequence GTGAGTTGGTTATCTGATTTTGTTCGTCCAAAAATTCAAGCGTTGATTCATAAGAAAGAAGTGCCTGAAAACTTGTGGGATAAGTGCCCCGCATGTGAAAAGATGATTTTTAGGAAAGACCTAGAAAAACATCTGCATGTGTGCCCTCATTGCGAGCATCATTTAAGAGTAAATGCTGCGTTGCGTTTGCAATATTTGTTTGATAATCAGACCTATGACTTGATAGCAATTCCATCGGTTAATTTGGATCCACTTAAATTCAAGGATCGCAAAAAATACAGCGATCGATTAAAAGAATCAAAAGGAGATGGTACAAAATCTCAAGAGGCTATACTCGTGGCTGAGGGAACTATTGACGGTATGCAAATGGTTGTAGCAGCCTTTGATTTCACCTTTATTGGTGGGTCCATGGGAATGTATGTGGGTGAGGGGATTGTTCGTGCGGCTGAGCAGGCTATTCAAAATCGATCACCCTTAATTGTGGTGCCTGCATCTGGAGGGGCTCGTATGCAAGAGGGGATTTTGTCCTTGATGCAGATGGCAAGAACGACTGTGGCTGTGAACATGATGAAAGCAGCTAAATTGCCCTATATTGTGATTTTGACAGATCCAACAACGGGCGGAGTGTCAGCATCTTTTGCGATGTTGGGAGATATTCACATTGCTGAACCAAAGGCAACGATTGGTTTTACCGGAGCTCGTGTCATTGAGCAAACCATGCGTCAGAAATTACCAGAAGGATTTCAAACCGCTGAATATTTGTTAGAGCACGGTATGGTGGATATGGTTGTCCATCGTAAAGAACTGAAAAAGACGTTGGGACGAGTTTTGAAATTATTAATGAAGCATTAG
- a CDS encoding transposase: protein MTEVLMGGKKVKGRKRHIVTDTQGHLLHVKVHAANIHDTVAGGEVFKAALEKHPTLKGVCADAGYRKTMKEFVRNVLKKTISISERITPGWAVLAKRWVVERTFAWLNHYRRLSKDYEIKTNSAETLIMIAHSMTLLKRLCYV from the coding sequence ATGACCGAGGTATTGATGGGGGGAAAAAAGGTTAAAGGGCGAAAGCGTCATATCGTCACCGATACCCAGGGTCATCTGCTACATGTTAAGGTGCATGCTGCCAATATCCATGATACGGTTGCTGGAGGAGAAGTGTTTAAAGCGGCTCTTGAAAAACATCCTACTCTCAAAGGGGTATGTGCTGATGCTGGGTATCGCAAAACCATGAAAGAGTTTGTTAGAAACGTACTGAAGAAGACAATATCAATCTCTGAACGTATTACCCCAGGTTGGGCTGTATTAGCCAAACGTTGGGTCGTTGAGCGCACCTTTGCCTGGTTAAATCATTATAGACGTTTGTCCAAAGACTATGAAATTAAGACCAACTCTGCTGAAACCCTTATTATGATTGCTCATTCTATGACCCTTCTTAAACGATTGTGCTATGTGTGA
- a CDS encoding IS4 family transposase, whose product METIEGIMELVTKDDLEDLATSYGVNRYNTKLTGELIFKGLMRLILLGKKTSLRMLETLINEGIDHFEPTPSVSYSGISKRLKDIKWSYFEAIYRTLVNKLSSDLGTINERTLHRFDSTIINLSGRLIKDGLKIGGKASDSQIKVSVGLRQQLPTSIRFCTLQEESSEDLALVRAINEARVDSEDILLFDRGISKAGTFGEFEAKDYKFITRLNVGRRYHIVKTHSVSSPIMEDLTVALYAKGNKAPLPTSLRLIKMLNKEGNELWFLTNLFDMSALEIAELYRRRWDIEVFFKFIKQNLGYKHFLSHSMNGMRVYIYMVLITALVFLAYKIKTKLQGFKIPLFRFNLALEKSFVKSMILLSGGNFDAVKHLF is encoded by the coding sequence ATGGAAACGATTGAAGGCATAATGGAGCTCGTAACGAAAGACGACTTAGAAGACTTGGCAACAAGTTACGGGGTGAATCGATATAATACAAAACTAACAGGAGAGTTGATATTTAAAGGATTAATGCGGCTGATATTATTAGGAAAGAAAACAAGCTTGCGAATGTTGGAGACCTTAATCAACGAAGGGATCGATCATTTTGAACCCACTCCGTCCGTTAGCTATAGTGGGATATCAAAACGTTTAAAGGACATAAAGTGGAGTTATTTTGAAGCCATTTACCGGACACTAGTAAATAAGCTGTCATCTGATCTTGGAACCATCAATGAACGAACGTTGCATCGGTTTGACTCAACCATCATTAATTTGTCTGGTCGTTTAATTAAAGATGGCTTAAAAATAGGTGGGAAAGCCTCCGACAGTCAAATTAAAGTCAGTGTAGGATTACGGCAACAACTCCCAACAAGTATTCGCTTTTGTACGTTACAAGAAGAGTCCAGCGAAGATTTGGCTCTTGTTAGAGCCATTAATGAGGCTCGAGTTGATAGTGAAGACATCTTACTCTTCGATCGAGGGATTAGTAAAGCTGGAACGTTTGGAGAGTTTGAAGCCAAAGACTACAAATTTATAACGCGGCTGAATGTCGGAAGACGGTATCACATAGTTAAAACACACTCAGTATCCAGCCCTATTATGGAGGATTTAACCGTTGCCCTATATGCAAAAGGAAACAAAGCCCCACTTCCCACATCTCTTCGCTTAATTAAGATGCTCAATAAAGAAGGAAACGAACTATGGTTTTTAACAAACCTATTCGATATGAGTGCTTTAGAAATTGCGGAGCTCTATCGCAGACGATGGGATATCGAGGTGTTTTTTAAGTTTATTAAACAAAACCTAGGATATAAGCATTTTTTAAGCCACTCGATGAATGGTATGAGAGTTTATATTTATATGGTATTAATTACAGCGCTTGTGTTTTTAGCGTATAAAATAAAAACAAAACTCCAAGGTTTTAAAATCCCTCTGTTTCGTTTTAATCTTGCTCTTGAAAAATCCTTTGTTAAGTCGATGATACTATTATCCGGGGGCAACTTTGATGCTGTTAAACACCTCTTCTGA
- a CDS encoding ABC transporter transmembrane domain-containing protein, whose product MSFNFFKRFDAAHSVDKAKVKLSSFSFLNGYFKSYPYLVFWGLLSIIVISAATLIMGFGIRSVVNDGFKDNYTKILAFLGVIVFFLGVATYVRYLVMSYLSEKIVADIRRTMYQHVLTLDPAFFERVSVGEILSRITVDTTFIQHLISTTFPIAFRNMMMAAGGCVMLYMTSPDLTYLMVILIPLILTVLHKFGQRIRKYSTNTQALVGQVNEYLEETLNAVRTIQAFCHEEFDRRTFNNRMEASVQGAYERIKARAILSTMIIFFVFGGLTAIIWVGGYKVEHDQLSLGELTSFLFFGLTVAGSINNFIEVISDFQKAAGACDRIQDLFQIQSSVVLAPAPLLLPKPGKGEIQFEKVQFAYPNMSDSQALIDFNLHVHPGEKIAVVGPSGSGKTTVFHLLLRFYDPSRGHITLDGLDLRDLDLKELRDQIGFVAQDPIVFSGTVYDNIRYGRPDATFEQIQEAAEAAMVTEFMERLPKGFYTHIGKKGVSLSTGQKQRIAIARAILKNPRILLLDEATSALDAQNEQYVQQALNRLMVDRTTIMIAHRLSTILQADQIVVINNGRIEATGKHKELLAQKGLYNRLATLQFIHKDT is encoded by the coding sequence ATGAGTTTTAATTTTTTTAAACGTTTTGATGCTGCTCATTCCGTGGATAAAGCAAAAGTAAAACTGAGTTCTTTTTCTTTTTTAAACGGGTATTTTAAGTCTTATCCGTATCTAGTGTTTTGGGGACTATTATCCATTATTGTAATTTCAGCTGCAACCTTGATTATGGGGTTTGGAATTAGATCGGTAGTGAACGATGGCTTCAAAGATAACTATACAAAAATTTTGGCCTTTCTAGGCGTTATCGTGTTTTTCTTGGGTGTTGCAACGTATGTTCGGTATCTTGTGATGTCATATCTGAGTGAAAAGATTGTTGCTGATATTCGGCGCACAATGTATCAGCATGTTTTAACTCTTGATCCTGCTTTTTTTGAACGTGTGTCTGTGGGTGAAATTTTATCTAGAATTACGGTGGATACCACGTTCATTCAACATCTGATCAGTACAACGTTTCCCATAGCGTTTCGAAACATGATGATGGCGGCAGGCGGGTGTGTGATGTTGTATATGACCAGCCCAGATTTGACCTATTTAATGGTGATTTTAATTCCATTAATTTTGACGGTGTTACACAAGTTTGGTCAACGTATTCGGAAATATTCAACGAATACTCAAGCATTAGTGGGGCAGGTCAATGAATACCTTGAAGAAACGCTAAATGCCGTACGGACAATTCAGGCGTTTTGCCATGAAGAGTTTGATCGCAGAACGTTTAACAACCGTATGGAAGCCAGTGTTCAAGGTGCATACGAACGGATTAAAGCGCGGGCCATATTAAGCACAATGATCATTTTCTTTGTGTTTGGTGGTTTAACAGCCATTATTTGGGTGGGGGGGTACAAAGTTGAGCATGACCAGTTGAGCCTGGGAGAATTAACATCGTTTCTGTTCTTTGGTTTGACCGTTGCAGGTTCGATCAATAACTTTATTGAAGTGATTAGCGATTTTCAAAAAGCTGCGGGTGCGTGTGATCGTATTCAAGATTTGTTTCAAATTCAGTCTTCTGTTGTCTTGGCACCAGCTCCATTGCTTTTGCCAAAACCAGGTAAGGGAGAAATTCAATTTGAAAAGGTTCAATTTGCCTATCCGAACATGTCAGATTCTCAGGCTTTAATTGACTTTAATTTGCATGTGCATCCGGGCGAAAAAATTGCAGTTGTGGGGCCGTCAGGATCAGGGAAAACAACGGTGTTTCATTTGTTGTTACGGTTTTATGATCCATCGCGTGGGCATATTACCTTAGACGGACTTGATTTGCGCGACTTAGATCTGAAAGAATTGCGGGATCAAATAGGCTTTGTTGCGCAAGACCCTATTGTGTTTAGCGGTACGGTCTATGATAATATTCGATATGGCAGACCCGATGCAACGTTTGAGCAGATTCAAGAGGCGGCAGAAGCTGCAATGGTAACCGAGTTTATGGAACGTTTACCCAAAGGGTTTTACACCCACATTGGAAAAAAAGGTGTGTCATTATCAACGGGGCAAAAGCAACGTATTGCCATTGCGCGTGCGATATTAAAGAATCCGCGCATTTTGTTATTGGATGAGGCAACCAGCGCATTGGATGCTCAAAATGAACAGTACGTGCAACAAGCTCTGAATCGCTTAATGGTCGATCGTACCACCATTATGATTGCTCATCGATTGTCGACAATTTTGCAAGCCGATCAAATTGTGGTGATTAACAATGGTCGTATAGAAGCAACAGGAAAACATAAAGAGTTGTTGGCGCAAAAAGGGTTATACAATCGTTTGGCAACATTGCAGTTTATTCATAAAGATACTTAA
- a CDS encoding solute symporter family protein, which translates to MASTTTILFFVAMIASTLVLTFIAAKRTKLTEDFYAAGGKISAFQNALALVGDFVSASSFLGFTGLIAMNGFDGLIYPLMGLMGWPLVLFLVAETLRNLGKYTFADAVAFRMNPVPVRISAAVSSMLCTLFYLLAQMVGAGYLIQLIFGIPYITAEIIVGSVMIVYVLFGGMIATTWVQMTKAVLLMIGAVILSYLVLVKANWNPLELTQKVSLIYGDEFLEPGKLYSNSWDLVSLGLAFMFGTAGLPHILMRFYTVPDRIAARKSALYATGMIGFIYLLTFFLGFGAMAYVGRDVIANFDKGGNMAALLLAQTLGGPTLLGYISAVAFATILAVVAGLTLSGAATISHDIWLGVIRKNSVKKGEEIRVAKISTIVLGLISILLGIAFQGQNVAVLVGLAFSIAASSNFPALILATYWKRATTSGVVASMVIGALSSVILIGLSPTVMVDILHCDYCVFPFKNPGLFTIPGSFVVGILVSLVTKDSKAQHTYAELLKKMAS; encoded by the coding sequence ATGGCAAGCACAACAACAATTCTGTTCTTTGTCGCAATGATTGCATCGACGTTGGTGTTAACATTTATTGCGGCAAAGCGTACGAAATTAACCGAAGACTTTTATGCTGCAGGGGGTAAAATCTCTGCATTTCAAAATGCATTAGCCTTGGTGGGTGATTTTGTAAGTGCCTCCAGTTTTCTTGGGTTTACAGGCTTAATTGCGATGAATGGGTTTGATGGGTTGATCTATCCCTTGATGGGGTTGATGGGGTGGCCACTGGTCTTGTTTTTAGTGGCAGAAACCTTGCGAAATTTGGGAAAGTATACGTTTGCCGATGCTGTCGCGTTTCGTATGAATCCCGTGCCCGTTCGCATTTCTGCTGCAGTGAGTTCCATGTTGTGCACCTTGTTTTATTTACTGGCGCAAATGGTGGGGGCAGGATACTTAATACAACTTATTTTTGGAATTCCGTATATTACGGCTGAGATCATTGTTGGATCTGTGATGATCGTCTATGTGTTGTTTGGTGGTATGATTGCAACCACGTGGGTTCAGATGACAAAAGCCGTATTGTTGATGATTGGTGCTGTTATTTTATCATATCTGGTGTTAGTTAAAGCTAACTGGAATCCATTAGAGTTGACTCAAAAAGTATCATTAATTTATGGCGATGAATTTTTAGAGCCAGGTAAACTGTATTCCAATTCATGGGATTTAGTATCATTGGGGTTGGCGTTCATGTTTGGAACGGCCGGGTTGCCTCATATATTAATGCGGTTTTATACAGTTCCAGATCGAATTGCTGCGCGAAAGTCTGCGTTGTATGCAACTGGGATGATTGGGTTTATTTACCTGCTGACATTTTTCTTAGGCTTTGGCGCCATGGCGTATGTGGGGCGTGACGTGATTGCCAATTTTGATAAAGGAGGCAACATGGCGGCCTTGTTGTTAGCTCAGACGTTAGGTGGTCCCACGTTATTAGGATACATTTCTGCCGTTGCTTTTGCGACGATATTGGCCGTTGTGGCTGGGCTTACCTTGTCGGGTGCAGCAACGATTTCCCACGATATTTGGCTGGGTGTTATTCGCAAAAACAGTGTGAAAAAAGGTGAAGAGATTCGCGTTGCTAAAATTTCAACGATTGTGTTAGGGCTGATTTCTATTCTATTAGGAATTGCCTTTCAAGGACAGAACGTTGCCGTGTTGGTGGGATTAGCATTTTCAATTGCAGCAAGTAGCAATTTTCCAGCACTTATTTTGGCGACTTATTGGAAACGTGCAACAACATCTGGCGTTGTGGCAAGTATGGTTATTGGAGCGTTATCCAGCGTTATATTGATTGGTCTGTCTCCCACAGTGATGGTGGATATTTTACACTGCGACTATTGTGTTTTTCCATTCAAAAATCCAGGACTCTTTACGATTCCAGGATCGTTTGTTGTTGGGATATTGGTGTCATTGGTAACAAAAGACAGCAAGGCACAACATACCTATGCCGAGTTGTTAAAGAAGATGGCTTCTTAA
- a CDS encoding SapC family protein gives MTEQKEQVLPLFYKNPQAITFEQHGNLGLTGRQNYLFAQKANSIPLVTSEYAVAAKHYPIVFIKDEVKTSLVITGFRDGENVFVNDNGEWAKDQYIPGYVNRYPFIFLEDEANDQLVLCMDVDAEIVNSTGENPLFKDSKPTEFAENALKTCTEYQSYLNATREFVTALIDQDLLVENQAELTAPDGKALRLTGFCVIDETKFKELSDETILDWHKKGWLYLAYAHFVSMSNWAKIAQLTQSDAPVSTETVH, from the coding sequence ATGACAGAGCAAAAAGAACAAGTACTTCCTTTATTTTACAAGAATCCCCAAGCAATAACATTTGAGCAACATGGGAATTTGGGATTAACGGGGCGACAGAACTATCTGTTTGCACAAAAAGCAAATTCAATTCCACTAGTGACCAGTGAATATGCGGTTGCAGCTAAACATTATCCTATTGTGTTTATAAAGGATGAAGTAAAAACATCGTTAGTCATCACTGGGTTTCGTGATGGCGAAAACGTATTCGTGAATGACAACGGTGAATGGGCGAAAGATCAGTATATTCCTGGATATGTGAACCGTTATCCGTTTATCTTTTTAGAAGATGAAGCAAACGATCAGTTGGTATTATGTATGGATGTTGATGCAGAGATTGTGAATTCAACTGGGGAAAATCCATTGTTTAAAGACAGTAAGCCCACTGAATTTGCGGAAAATGCATTGAAAACATGCACGGAATATCAAAGCTATTTAAATGCAACGCGTGAGTTTGTTACAGCGTTGATCGATCAAGATTTGTTGGTTGAAAACCAAGCAGAGTTGACGGCGCCAGATGGTAAGGCATTGCGCTTAACAGGGTTTTGCGTTATTGATGAAACTAAATTTAAAGAACTGTCGGATGAAACTATATTAGATTGGCATAAAAAGGGCTGGTTGTATTTAGCCTATGCACATTTTGTTTCAATGTCTAACTGGGCTAAAATTGCGCAATTAACGCAATCAGATGCGCCTGTCTCTACAGAAACTGTTCATTAA
- a CDS encoding transposase, which produces MRYPSDISDEQWALVKEHFDTGNYGKSRKYSQQSLVNAVFYIVKTGCQWRQLPKDFPNYKTVFSFYKRARERGSWEKMMQALVEKSRLSQGRSAPPSYSLIDSQSVKTTSNADDRGIDGGKKG; this is translated from the coding sequence ATGAGATATCCAAGCGATATAAGCGACGAGCAATGGGCGTTAGTTAAGGAACATTTTGATACAGGGAATTATGGAAAGAGTCGAAAGTACAGTCAACAAAGCCTCGTCAATGCTGTATTTTATATCGTAAAGACCGGATGTCAATGGAGACAGTTGCCCAAAGATTTTCCTAATTACAAGACGGTGTTTAGCTTTTACAAACGCGCAAGAGAGCGTGGAAGCTGGGAAAAGATGATGCAGGCTCTGGTTGAAAAGAGCCGCCTAAGTCAGGGACGAAGTGCACCACCAAGTTATAGTTTGATCGATTCTCAAAGTGTTAAAACTACAAGCAATGCTGATGACCGAGGTATTGATGGGGGGAAAAAAGGTTAA
- a CDS encoding DUF4280 domain-containing protein, producing MAGPTVSMGALTMCSFGMAPSTLIVLPISMTLTDFMPGANIMAMIPIVNIAPFAMCTSPANPMVIAMTAAALGVPTPAPCIPMTVAPWIPTAPNVLLGAIPALTADSMTMCMWAGVVKTTFPGEVNVISI from the coding sequence ATGGCAGGTCCTACTGTATCAATGGGCGCATTAACGATGTGCTCTTTTGGAATGGCTCCATCTACATTAATCGTTCTTCCCATCTCTATGACTTTGACAGATTTTATGCCAGGCGCCAATATTATGGCGATGATTCCCATTGTCAATATCGCTCCATTTGCAATGTGCACAAGCCCTGCAAATCCAATGGTCATTGCGATGACGGCTGCAGCTTTGGGGGTTCCAACACCTGCGCCATGCATACCCATGACGGTTGCTCCGTGGATTCCTACAGCACCTAATGTATTGTTAGGTGCAATACCTGCTTTAACAGCTGATAGTATGACAATGTGTATGTGGGCAGGTGTAGTAAAAACGACGTTTCCAGGCGAAGTGAATGTAATTTCGATTTAA
- the atpG gene encoding ATP synthase F1 subunit gamma, which yields MSTLKALKTRIQAVNSTRKITSAMYMVAAAKFRKAQKKYDAAKSYADALTQVMKALPLSVFDESDNPLIKSHTVGQTLIVLISADRGLCGSFNGQLFRKAKEVCSKLFLENKPFTLLPIGKKAFEFATLNYAHCLKESAPLLLYDVLYSDVHTLFSKIETAFIQDGIEHCITLHNEYSSPLQQTPRDTMLLPLNTALKAVKSPEEEPTHIPEFVASETKFLDAFLQQYLHGILWSSITQTLVGEFAARMTAMDNATKNCDDMIHGLKLEYNQSRQARITNELIEIISGAEALQKG from the coding sequence ATGTCTACGTTAAAAGCTTTAAAAACCCGAATTCAGGCCGTAAATTCCACACGTAAAATTACGTCGGCAATGTATATGGTTGCAGCGGCTAAATTTCGAAAAGCACAAAAAAAATATGATGCGGCAAAAAGCTATGCCGATGCTTTAACCCAGGTTATGAAAGCCCTTCCGCTATCTGTTTTTGATGAATCTGACAATCCATTGATTAAGTCACACACAGTGGGTCAAACATTAATTGTGCTAATTTCAGCAGATCGTGGACTGTGCGGTAGTTTTAACGGACAATTGTTTCGCAAAGCAAAAGAAGTCTGTTCTAAACTGTTTCTTGAAAACAAACCGTTTACACTGTTGCCCATTGGAAAAAAAGCATTTGAGTTTGCTACACTTAACTATGCTCATTGCTTAAAAGAATCCGCCCCGTTACTGCTGTATGACGTCTTATATTCTGATGTTCATACTTTGTTTTCTAAAATTGAAACAGCGTTTATTCAGGATGGAATTGAACACTGCATCACGCTGCATAACGAATATTCGTCTCCTTTACAACAGACACCCCGTGACACTATGCTGCTGCCTTTAAACACTGCATTAAAAGCAGTTAAATCACCTGAAGAAGAACCTACCCACATCCCTGAATTTGTTGCTTCGGAGACTAAGTTTTTAGATGCATTTTTGCAGCAATACTTACACGGGATTTTATGGTCATCTATTACCCAAACACTGGTTGGAGAATTTGCAGCACGCATGACCGCAATGGATAATGCTACAAAAAATTGTGACGATATGATACATGGTTTAAAATTAGAATATAACCAAAGTCGTCAAGCACGCATTACAAACGAATTAATTGAAATTATTTCAGGCGCCGAAGCGCTACAGAAAGGCTAG